The following coding sequences are from one Bos indicus x Bos taurus breed Angus x Brahman F1 hybrid chromosome 5, Bos_hybrid_MaternalHap_v2.0, whole genome shotgun sequence window:
- the HDAC10 gene encoding histone deacetylase 10 isoform X5: protein MGTALVYHEDMTATRLLWDDPECEIECPERLTTALERLQQHGLKQRCLQLIAREASEAELGLVHSPEYVALLQGTQALGTRELQALSKEYDAVYLHPSTFHCARLAVGAALQLVDAVLTGAVRNGLALVRPPGHHSQRATANGFCVFNNVAIAAKHAQQKHGLRRILIVDWDVHHGQGIQYIFEDDPSVLYFSWHRYEHGHFWPCLRESDADAVGRGRGLGFTVNLPWNQVGMGNADYVAAFLHVLLPLAFEFDPELVLVSAGFDSAIGDPEGQMLATPECFAHLTHLLQVLAGGRVCAVLEGGYHLESLSQSVCMMVRALLGDPALPLSGPMEPHGSALESLQCVRAAQAPHWVSLQQQGAAPVLSPGTPCPEGRPSPLPLGEPQFKAVVTQAAAALSSLLDQLRLHPTPPVRVAVALIAPDTGLALPPGVLCEEGSLPQEETQAWARPHEALAQDGALTALGKVLYLLDRILDGQVSSGMAATPVPAAAATLDVAVRYGLSHGAQRLLCVAVGQLDRPPGLTDDGRNLWLNIGVEEAAAPSMFHVSVPLPVTTGGFLSCALALVLPLAYSFQPDLVLVALGPAHGLRDPQAALLAALLRGPAGGRVFALVDEESTPQLATVLARVLNGEAPPSLGPFSMAAPEDTQALMYLRGRLEPRWKMLQVAAPH from the exons ATGGGGACCGCACTTGTGTACCACGAGGACATGACCGCCACCCGGCTGCTCTGGGACGA CCCTGAGTGTGAGATCGAGTGTCCTGAGCGCCTGACCACTGCCCTGGAGCGCCTGCAGCAGCATGGTCTGAAGCAAAGGTGTCTGCAGCTCATAGCCCGCGAGGCCTCAGAGGCGGAGCTGGGCCTGGTGCACAG CCCTGAGTACGTAGCGCTGTTGCAGGGGACCCAGGCCTTGGGCACCAGGGAGCTCCAGGCCCTGTCCAAGGAGTATGATGCCGTCTACCTCCATCCG AGTACCTTCCACTGTGCCCGGCTGGCTGTGGGGGCCGCGCTGCAGCTGGTGGACGCGGTGCTGACGGGAGCTGTGCGCAACGGGCTCGCCCTGGTGAG gcctcctgggcaCCACAGCCAGAGGGCTACTGCCAATGGATTCTGCGTGTTCAACAACGTAGCCATAGCAGCCAAACACGCCCAGCAGAAACACGGGTTGCGCAG GATCCTCATCGTTGACTGGGATGTCCATCATGGTCAGGGCATCCAGTATATCTTCGAGGATGACCCCAG CGTCCTTTACTTCTCCTGGCACCGCTATGAGCACGGGCACTTCTGGCCGTGTCTGCGGGAGTCAGACGCTGACGCTGTCGGGCGGGGAAGGGGCCTCGGCTTCACTGTCAACCTGCCTTGGAACCAG GTCGGGATGGGAAATGCTGACTACGTGGCTGCCTTCCTGCATgtgctgctgcccctggcctttGAG TTCGACCCTGAGCTGGTCCTAGTCTCCGCAGGATTCGACTCAGCCATCGGTGATCCCGAG GGGCAGATGCTGGCCACACCGGAGTGCTTCGCCCACCTCACGCATCTGCTGCAGGTGCTGGCTGGCGGCCGGGTCTGCGCCGTGCTGGAG ggtgGCTACCACCTGGAGTCCCTCTCCCAGTCTGTGTGCATGATGGTGCGAGCGCTGCTAGGCGACCCTGCCCTGCCCTTGTCAGGGCCCATGGAGCCCCATGGCAG TGCCCTGGAATCCCTCCAGTGTGTGCGGGCAGCCCAGGCCCCTCACTGGGTGAGCCTCCAGCAGCAAG GTGCCGCCCCTGTACTGAGCCCCGGCACTCCCTGCCCAGAGGGGAGGCCCTCGCCGCTGCCGCTGGGGGAGCCCCAATTCAAGGCAGTGGTgacccaggctgctgctgctctgagTTCACTCCTGGACCAGCTGCGCCTACACCCCACACCCCCTGTCCGCGTGGCTGTTGCCCTGATTGCGCCAGACacaggcctggccctgcccccgGGTGTCCTCTGTGAGGAGGGGTCACTGCCGCAGGAGGAGACACAGGCCTGGGCCAG GCCACATGAGGCCCTGGCCCAGGACGGGGCCCTCACTGCACTCGGGAAGGTCCTATACCTCTTGGACAGGATCCTGGATGGGCAG GTGAGCAGTGGCATGGCAGCCACCCCAGTCCCTGCTGCAGCTGCCACCCTGGACGTGGCTGTTCGGTATGGCCTGTCCCATGGAGCCCAGAG gctgctctgtgtgGCTGTGGGACAGCTGGATCGGCCCCCAGGTCTCACCGATGACGG GAGAAATCTATGGCTGAACATTGGCGTCGAGGAGGCAGCTGCCCCATCCATGTTCCACGTCTCTGTGCCACTGCcggtg ACAACTGGTGGGTTCCTGAGCTGTGCCCTGGCCCTGGTGCTGCCCCTGGCCTACAGCTTCCAGCCTGACCTGGTGCTGGTGGCGCTGGGGCCGGCCCATGGCTTGCGGGACCCCCAGGCTGCACTCCTGGCTGCACTGCTTCGGGGCCCGGCAGGCGGCCGAGTCTTCGCCCTTGTGGATGAG GAATCCACACCCCAGCTTGCAACAGTCCTGGCTAGGGTGCTGAATGGGGAGGCACCCCCAAGCCTGGGCCCCTTCTCCATGGCCGCCCCAGAGGACACGCAAGCCCTGATGTACCTGAGAGGGCGACTGGAGCCAAGGTGGAAGATGCTGCAGGTGGCTG CGCCTCATTGA
- the HDAC10 gene encoding histone deacetylase 10 isoform X2 produces MGTALVYHEDMTATRLLWDDPECEIECPERLTTALERLQQHGLKQRCLQLIAREASEAELGLVHSPEYVALLQGTQALGTRELQALSKEYDAVYLHPSTFHCARLAVGAALQLVDAVLTGAVRNGLALVRPPGHHSQRATANGFCVFNNVAIAAKHAQQKHGLRRILIVDWDVHHGQGIQYIFEDDPSVLYFSWHRYEHGHFWPCLRESDADAVGRGRGLGFTVNLPWNQVGMGNADYVAAFLHVLLPLAFEFDPELVLVSAGFDSAIGDPEGQMLATPECFAHLTHLLQVLAGGRVCAVLEGGYHLESLSQSVCMMVRALLGDPALPLSGPMEPHGSALESLQCVRAAQAPHWVSLQQQGAAPVLSPGTPCPEGRPSPLPLGEPQFKAVVTQAAAALSSLLDQLRLHPTPPVRVAVALIAPDTGLALPPGVLCEEGSLPQEETQAWARPHEALAQDGALTALGKVLYLLDRILDGQVSSGMAATPVPAAAATLDVAVRYGLSHGAQRLLCVAVGQLDRPPGLTDDGRNLWLNIGVEEAAAPSMFHVSVPLPVTTGGFLSCALALVLPLAYSFQPDLVLVALGPAHGLRDPQAALLAALLRGPAGGRVFALVDEESTPQLATVLARVLNGEAPPSLGPFSMAAPEDTQALMYLRGRLEPRWKMLQLEVGQGGSIYTVEETLRISPPGACC; encoded by the exons ATGGGGACCGCACTTGTGTACCACGAGGACATGACCGCCACCCGGCTGCTCTGGGACGA CCCTGAGTGTGAGATCGAGTGTCCTGAGCGCCTGACCACTGCCCTGGAGCGCCTGCAGCAGCATGGTCTGAAGCAAAGGTGTCTGCAGCTCATAGCCCGCGAGGCCTCAGAGGCGGAGCTGGGCCTGGTGCACAG CCCTGAGTACGTAGCGCTGTTGCAGGGGACCCAGGCCTTGGGCACCAGGGAGCTCCAGGCCCTGTCCAAGGAGTATGATGCCGTCTACCTCCATCCG AGTACCTTCCACTGTGCCCGGCTGGCTGTGGGGGCCGCGCTGCAGCTGGTGGACGCGGTGCTGACGGGAGCTGTGCGCAACGGGCTCGCCCTGGTGAG gcctcctgggcaCCACAGCCAGAGGGCTACTGCCAATGGATTCTGCGTGTTCAACAACGTAGCCATAGCAGCCAAACACGCCCAGCAGAAACACGGGTTGCGCAG GATCCTCATCGTTGACTGGGATGTCCATCATGGTCAGGGCATCCAGTATATCTTCGAGGATGACCCCAG CGTCCTTTACTTCTCCTGGCACCGCTATGAGCACGGGCACTTCTGGCCGTGTCTGCGGGAGTCAGACGCTGACGCTGTCGGGCGGGGAAGGGGCCTCGGCTTCACTGTCAACCTGCCTTGGAACCAG GTCGGGATGGGAAATGCTGACTACGTGGCTGCCTTCCTGCATgtgctgctgcccctggcctttGAG TTCGACCCTGAGCTGGTCCTAGTCTCCGCAGGATTCGACTCAGCCATCGGTGATCCCGAG GGGCAGATGCTGGCCACACCGGAGTGCTTCGCCCACCTCACGCATCTGCTGCAGGTGCTGGCTGGCGGCCGGGTCTGCGCCGTGCTGGAG ggtgGCTACCACCTGGAGTCCCTCTCCCAGTCTGTGTGCATGATGGTGCGAGCGCTGCTAGGCGACCCTGCCCTGCCCTTGTCAGGGCCCATGGAGCCCCATGGCAG TGCCCTGGAATCCCTCCAGTGTGTGCGGGCAGCCCAGGCCCCTCACTGGGTGAGCCTCCAGCAGCAAG GTGCCGCCCCTGTACTGAGCCCCGGCACTCCCTGCCCAGAGGGGAGGCCCTCGCCGCTGCCGCTGGGGGAGCCCCAATTCAAGGCAGTGGTgacccaggctgctgctgctctgagTTCACTCCTGGACCAGCTGCGCCTACACCCCACACCCCCTGTCCGCGTGGCTGTTGCCCTGATTGCGCCAGACacaggcctggccctgcccccgGGTGTCCTCTGTGAGGAGGGGTCACTGCCGCAGGAGGAGACACAGGCCTGGGCCAG GCCACATGAGGCCCTGGCCCAGGACGGGGCCCTCACTGCACTCGGGAAGGTCCTATACCTCTTGGACAGGATCCTGGATGGGCAG GTGAGCAGTGGCATGGCAGCCACCCCAGTCCCTGCTGCAGCTGCCACCCTGGACGTGGCTGTTCGGTATGGCCTGTCCCATGGAGCCCAGAG gctgctctgtgtgGCTGTGGGACAGCTGGATCGGCCCCCAGGTCTCACCGATGACGG GAGAAATCTATGGCTGAACATTGGCGTCGAGGAGGCAGCTGCCCCATCCATGTTCCACGTCTCTGTGCCACTGCcggtg ACAACTGGTGGGTTCCTGAGCTGTGCCCTGGCCCTGGTGCTGCCCCTGGCCTACAGCTTCCAGCCTGACCTGGTGCTGGTGGCGCTGGGGCCGGCCCATGGCTTGCGGGACCCCCAGGCTGCACTCCTGGCTGCACTGCTTCGGGGCCCGGCAGGCGGCCGAGTCTTCGCCCTTGTGGATGAG GAATCCACACCCCAGCTTGCAACAGTCCTGGCTAGGGTGCTGAATGGGGAGGCACCCCCAAGCCTGGGCCCCTTCTCCATGGCCGCCCCAGAGGACACGCAAGCCCTGATGTACCTGAGAGGGCGACTGGAGCCAAGGTGGAAGATGCTGCAG CTTGAAGTCGGCCAGGGTGGGAGTATCTACACCGTGGAAGAGACACTACGCATCAGTCCCCCGGGAGCCTGTTGTTAA
- the HDAC10 gene encoding histone deacetylase 10 isoform X7 encodes MGTALVYHEDMTATRLLWDDPECEIECPERLTTALERLQQHGLKQRCLQLIAREASEAELGLVHSPEYVALLQGTQALGTRELQALSKEYDAVYLHPSTFHCARLAVGAALQLVDAVLTGAVRNGLALVRPPGHHSQRATANGFCVFNNVAIAAKHAQQKHGLRRILIVDWDVHHGQGIQYIFEDDPSVLYFSWHRYEHGHFWPCLRESDADAVGRGRGLGFTVNLPWNQVGMGNADYVAAFLHVLLPLAFEFDPELVLVSAGFDSAIGDPEGQMLATPECFAHLTHLLQVLAGGRVCAVLECPGIPPVCAGSPGPSLALGAAPVLSPGTPCPEGRPSPLPLGEPQFKAVVTQAAAALSSLLDQLRLHPTPPVRVAVALIAPDTGLALPPGVLCEEGSLPQEETQAWARPHEALAQDGALTALGKVLYLLDRILDGQVSSGMAATPVPAAAATLDVAVRYGLSHGAQRLLCVAVGQLDRPPGLTDDGRNLWLNIGVEEAAAPSMFHVSVPLPVTTGGFLSCALALVLPLAYSFQPDLVLVALGPAHGLRDPQAALLAALLRGPAGGRVFALVDEESTPQLATVLARVLNGEAPPSLGPFSMAAPEDTQALMYLRGRLEPRWKMLQLEVGQGGSIYTVEETLRISPPGACC; translated from the exons ATGGGGACCGCACTTGTGTACCACGAGGACATGACCGCCACCCGGCTGCTCTGGGACGA CCCTGAGTGTGAGATCGAGTGTCCTGAGCGCCTGACCACTGCCCTGGAGCGCCTGCAGCAGCATGGTCTGAAGCAAAGGTGTCTGCAGCTCATAGCCCGCGAGGCCTCAGAGGCGGAGCTGGGCCTGGTGCACAG CCCTGAGTACGTAGCGCTGTTGCAGGGGACCCAGGCCTTGGGCACCAGGGAGCTCCAGGCCCTGTCCAAGGAGTATGATGCCGTCTACCTCCATCCG AGTACCTTCCACTGTGCCCGGCTGGCTGTGGGGGCCGCGCTGCAGCTGGTGGACGCGGTGCTGACGGGAGCTGTGCGCAACGGGCTCGCCCTGGTGAG gcctcctgggcaCCACAGCCAGAGGGCTACTGCCAATGGATTCTGCGTGTTCAACAACGTAGCCATAGCAGCCAAACACGCCCAGCAGAAACACGGGTTGCGCAG GATCCTCATCGTTGACTGGGATGTCCATCATGGTCAGGGCATCCAGTATATCTTCGAGGATGACCCCAG CGTCCTTTACTTCTCCTGGCACCGCTATGAGCACGGGCACTTCTGGCCGTGTCTGCGGGAGTCAGACGCTGACGCTGTCGGGCGGGGAAGGGGCCTCGGCTTCACTGTCAACCTGCCTTGGAACCAG GTCGGGATGGGAAATGCTGACTACGTGGCTGCCTTCCTGCATgtgctgctgcccctggcctttGAG TTCGACCCTGAGCTGGTCCTAGTCTCCGCAGGATTCGACTCAGCCATCGGTGATCCCGAG GGGCAGATGCTGGCCACACCGGAGTGCTTCGCCCACCTCACGCATCTGCTGCAGGTGCTGGCTGGCGGCCGGGTCTGCGCCGTGCTGGAG TGCCCTGGAATCCCTCCAGTGTGTGCGGGCAGCCCAGGCCCCTCACTGG CCCTAGGTGCCGCCCCTGTACTGAGCCCCGGCACTCCCTGCCCAGAGGGGAGGCCCTCGCCGCTGCCGCTGGGGGAGCCCCAATTCAAGGCAGTGGTgacccaggctgctgctgctctgagTTCACTCCTGGACCAGCTGCGCCTACACCCCACACCCCCTGTCCGCGTGGCTGTTGCCCTGATTGCGCCAGACacaggcctggccctgcccccgGGTGTCCTCTGTGAGGAGGGGTCACTGCCGCAGGAGGAGACACAGGCCTGGGCCAG GCCACATGAGGCCCTGGCCCAGGACGGGGCCCTCACTGCACTCGGGAAGGTCCTATACCTCTTGGACAGGATCCTGGATGGGCAG GTGAGCAGTGGCATGGCAGCCACCCCAGTCCCTGCTGCAGCTGCCACCCTGGACGTGGCTGTTCGGTATGGCCTGTCCCATGGAGCCCAGAG gctgctctgtgtgGCTGTGGGACAGCTGGATCGGCCCCCAGGTCTCACCGATGACGG GAGAAATCTATGGCTGAACATTGGCGTCGAGGAGGCAGCTGCCCCATCCATGTTCCACGTCTCTGTGCCACTGCcggtg ACAACTGGTGGGTTCCTGAGCTGTGCCCTGGCCCTGGTGCTGCCCCTGGCCTACAGCTTCCAGCCTGACCTGGTGCTGGTGGCGCTGGGGCCGGCCCATGGCTTGCGGGACCCCCAGGCTGCACTCCTGGCTGCACTGCTTCGGGGCCCGGCAGGCGGCCGAGTCTTCGCCCTTGTGGATGAG GAATCCACACCCCAGCTTGCAACAGTCCTGGCTAGGGTGCTGAATGGGGAGGCACCCCCAAGCCTGGGCCCCTTCTCCATGGCCGCCCCAGAGGACACGCAAGCCCTGATGTACCTGAGAGGGCGACTGGAGCCAAGGTGGAAGATGCTGCAG CTTGAAGTCGGCCAGGGTGGGAGTATCTACACCGTGGAAGAGACACTACGCATCAGTCCCCCGGGAGCCTGTTGTTAA